CAGTTTGGAGAACCGCTGCCGATTTATGATGGAGGTTTATGGAGCGGTACGTGATGCGGTCGGGCCGGCCTATCCTGTTATGATAAAGCTTAATTGCGCTGATTTTCTTGACGGTGGATTCCAGCTTGAAGATGCGGTTTATGCCGCAAAGGCCTTGGATAAGCTGGGGATTGACGCCATTGAAGTGAGTGGTGGGACACCAGCTTCTGGAGATCAGAGTCCCGCCCGGGCAAAGATCAAAAACCCTGCTCAGGAAGGATATCACCTGGGGCTGGCCAAAAAGATAAAGGCTGTGGTAGGTTGCCCGGTTATGGTGGTTGGCGGCATGAGAAGCCTTGGCGTCATTGAAAAGGCTCTTTTTGAGGATGGCCTTGATTACGTTTCTCTTGCCAGACCATTGATTCGTGAACCCGGCTTGGCAAAACGCTGGCGGGAAGGAGAGACCTCTGCCGCCAAGTGCATCTCCTGTAACGGCTGTTTCATGCCCGGTGTAAAAGAGGGTGGAATTTACTGTGTTGCTGAGAAAAAAGAACAGGAAAAACAGAAAACGGCGCATTGATTGTTGATCATATAAGCGGGTGATACTTCCGTTTCGTGCACCGTTTTCGAAATATTTTTTCAGCAAAAAACTTGACTTATCTTTTTTCGGGTGTAAGTTGCTGAAGAAGATAAGTGAAATTGAATTTCATTTTCCGAAGAGGGGCTATGGTCACAGCAACAGAAGCATTCAAAACATTTTTAAAAAATAAGAACCTGCAACAAACCGCGCAGCGGGATCTGATTGTCGAAGAGTTTGTTAAAGCAGGGCGTCATGTCAGTGTTGAAGAGCTCTATTCCCTGGTCAGAAAAAAAGAGGCGTCAATTGGTCAGGTCACTATATTCCGTACTCTTAAATTGCTGGCGGAGGCAAAAATTGCCAAGCCGGTTAATTTTGGAGATAAAATCGTCCGCTATGAATTAAAGTATGGCACTCAACACCACGATCACCTTGTTTGCACACAATGCGGGGCAGTTATCGAAGTACTTGACCCCAAACTCGAAAGAATCCAAGAACAACTCTGCAAAAAATATAAATTTGCCCCAAGTCGACATCGTTTAGAAATTTTTGGCAGGTGCCAAGATTGCCAATAGCATTTTTTTTGCCCTTTACTTGAAATTGAATTTCATTTTCCAGGAAACTGAAAGAGAAGGAGTTAATCATGAAACAACGAATCATTTTGTTAATCGCAGTTATCAGCCTGTTTTTAGGACAGTTCTCGCATGCCTTGTCACAAGAGCTTGTTGTCTACTCTGCCCGAAAAGAACATCTCATAAAACCGCTTTTTGACGAATATCAAAAACAAACAGGGGTTGCGGTTAAATTTCTCACGGACAAGGCCCCTGCGCTACTTCAACGCCTTAAAGCTGAAGGAAAAAACACCCCGGCTGATATGCTGATCACAGTTGATGCGGGTAATTTGTGGCATGCAGCTCAGGAAAATGTTTTGCAACCTGTCGAATCTGCAATTTTACAAACCAATATTCCAAGCCACCTTCGAGATATTGACAGTCAATGGTTTGGGCTCTCAGTCCGAGCTCGAACCATTGTCTATAACACCAGTGCTGTAAATCCCGCTGAATTAAGTTCATATGAAGAGTTGGCGACGCCAAAATGGAAAAACCGCCTCTTACTTAGAACATCTAAAAAGGTCTATAATCAATCGCTTGTGGCAATGGTTATAAGTGAGCATGGCGAAGAAAAAGCCTCTGCAATTATTAAAGGATGGATCGATAACTTAGCCGCCAACCCTTTTTCAGATGACACGAAAGTCCTTGAAAGTGTTGCTGCGGGTCTTGGGGATGTCGGAATTGTTAATACCTATTATTTTGGCCGTTTGATGAATAAAAACCCAGATCTCCCCTTAGCTCTTTTCTGGCCAAATCAAGAAACATCAGGCACCCATGTTAACATCTCGGGCGCAGGTATCACCAAGCACACGAAAAATCGCGACGAAGCGGTTAAGCTCCTGGAGTGGTTGTCATCAGAAAATGCACAAAATCTTTTTGCCGATATTAATATGGAGTACCCTGTCAATAGTAAAAATCTGCCTCACCCCACCGTTGCTGCGTGGGGCCTCTTCAAGCAAAACCTCACTAATTTAACAAATGCAGGCGCTATGCAAAAACAAGCTGTCATGCTTATGGACAAGGCGGGATACAAATAGGGTTTACAGAGGACAGGGGTTTGACTTTCTGCCTCGAGTTACTGGACTCAAGACCCGTATCATCAAAATATAACTATAACACCATGTCGAAGCTCAATTTAACAAAGCAACCCTTTTATCATGCGAACTGACAATAGAAAAGTATCAATACTGTTGGTTTTTAGTCTAGCAATAGTTGCGCTTACGGTTATGCCGCTGGTTGTCATTTTCAGTTCCTGGAAACACTCGGCGCAGGAGATATGGCAACATATGGTCGAGACCATCTTGGCAGACCTGTTCAAAAATTCTGCGCTTCTATGCTCTGGTGTTGCAATTACAACTGGTATACTCGGCACAACTCTGGCCTGGTTTACCGGTGTTTGCGACTACCCTGGCCGCAGATTTTTTTCATGGGCACTGCTTCTGCCGCTGGCCATCCCAACCTATGTTCTGGCTTTTGTCTTTTTGGGCTTGTTTGATTTTGTCGGTCCGGTTCAGAGTCTAATCCGGCGCGCAGGTCTTTCTTGGAACATTGAAATCAGATCAACTCTCGGTGTTGTTATTGTCATGAGTCTTGCGTTATACCCGTACGTTTATCTGCTGGCTCGAGGGGCGTTTGTTTCACACGGAAAAAGTCTTTTGGAAGCCGCTCAATCACTTGGCTGCTCCAACAGAAGCGCTTTTTTCCGTGTTGCTCTGCCAATGGCAAGACCATGGATTGCCGGGGGAGTTCTCTTGGTTATAATGGAGACCCTCGCAGATTTCGGGGCAGTTTCGATTTTCAATTACGATACTTTTACAACCGCAATTTATAAGGCATGGTCCGGCTTTTTTTCAATTGAAGTCGCAGCACAGATTTCCTCAATTCTTGTAATGATTGTTTTTGTAATAATCCTATTGGAACAACAAACAAGGAAAAACAGGCATTTTGCCGAATCAGTCAAACATTCAACCCAGGTGAAACGAATCCGTTTGCAAGGCGCCACGAAGTGGCTGGCCTTTAGCATCTCTTCCGCAGTACTGCTTATCGCCTTTGTCATACCGCTTATCCAGATTATTATCTGGTGTTTTCGCGAAAGAGAGTGGTTCGATTCCTCCTATATTGCACTCGTGGGGCATTCACTGGTGTTATCGTTGATGGCGGCTCTTTTTATTCTGATTTGTTCAATGGTGTTAGCGTACACACAGCGACGCTACCCCAATACCTTTATTTCTGTAATTACCAAAACCGCAACATTGGGATATGCCCTTCCCGGCACAGTGCTTGCGGTAGGCCTTTTTATTGCGATAACCTGGTTTGACAAAGCACTGGTATTTTTGTTTGGCATTGCCGGCTTGGAGAGTTCTGCCTTTCTTCAAGGCACTGTTGTCACTATGATTTTAGCCTATGCTGTCCGATTCATGGCAGCAGGTTTTAATCCAGTGAACTCCGCCTTAAAACAGTTGAGTAAAAGCATTGATGAAGCTGCATGCTCATTAAAAGTCACTGGCGTAAAGATG
This DNA window, taken from Desulfobulbaceae bacterium, encodes the following:
- a CDS encoding transcriptional repressor, translated to MVTATEAFKTFLKNKNLQQTAQRDLIVEEFVKAGRHVSVEELYSLVRKKEASIGQVTIFRTLKLLAEAKIAKPVNFGDKIVRYELKYGTQHHDHLVCTQCGAVIEVLDPKLERIQEQLCKKYKFAPSRHRLEIFGRCQDCQ
- a CDS encoding iron ABC transporter permease encodes the protein MRTDNRKVSILLVFSLAIVALTVMPLVVIFSSWKHSAQEIWQHMVETILADLFKNSALLCSGVAITTGILGTTLAWFTGVCDYPGRRFFSWALLLPLAIPTYVLAFVFLGLFDFVGPVQSLIRRAGLSWNIEIRSTLGVVIVMSLALYPYVYLLARGAFVSHGKSLLEAAQSLGCSNRSAFFRVALPMARPWIAGGVLLVIMETLADFGAVSIFNYDTFTTAIYKAWSGFFSIEVAAQISSILVMIVFVIILLEQQTRKNRHFAESVKHSTQVKRIRLQGATKWLAFSISSAVLLIAFVIPLIQIIIWCFREREWFDSSYIALVGHSLVLSLMAALFILICSMVLAYTQRRYPNTFISVITKTATLGYALPGTVLAVGLFIAITWFDKALVFLFGIAGLESSAFLQGTVVTMILAYAVRFMAAGFNPVNSALKQLSKSIDEAACSLKVTGVKMIARVHVPILKKGLFTATILVFIDVMKEMPITLMTRPFGWDTLAVKIYELTSEGEWQRAAIPAAILIAGGVIPVVFLTKQVDA
- a CDS encoding extracellular solute-binding protein, producing the protein MKQRIILLIAVISLFLGQFSHALSQELVVYSARKEHLIKPLFDEYQKQTGVAVKFLTDKAPALLQRLKAEGKNTPADMLITVDAGNLWHAAQENVLQPVESAILQTNIPSHLRDIDSQWFGLSVRARTIVYNTSAVNPAELSSYEELATPKWKNRLLLRTSKKVYNQSLVAMVISEHGEEKASAIIKGWIDNLAANPFSDDTKVLESVAAGLGDVGIVNTYYFGRLMNKNPDLPLALFWPNQETSGTHVNISGAGITKHTKNRDEAVKLLEWLSSENAQNLFADINMEYPVNSKNLPHPTVAAWGLFKQNLTNLTNAGAMQKQAVMLMDKAGYK